The Acidobacteriota bacterium genome contains the following window.
CAAACTCTTTCTGTAGATTCGTCCGAGTTATCGCGTCGAGAGCACCGAAGGGTTCGTCTAGCAGCAACAGATCAGGATCAGTAACCAGAGCCCGTGCGACTCCAACGCGTTGCCGTTGGCCGCCGGAAAGTTCGTGCGGGTAACGGTTTGCGAATTTCGCGGGGTCAAGGCCGACCAGATCTAGCATTTCGTTGACTCGTCGCTCGTTTTTTGTGTTTATATCCTTGATCGCGAGCGGCAGACCAACGTTTTGCTCGACCGTCATGTGAGGGAAAAGCCCTCCGTCCTGCAAAACGTAGCCAATATGACGCCGGAGATCGATCTTATCCCATTTGGACGTCGGTTTTTGCTCGACGAGGATCATTCCAGACGTCGGTTCGATAAGACGGTTGATGAGTTTTAACGTAGTGGTTTTGCCGCAGCCCGATTCACCTAGCAGGATCAGGATCTCGCCCTTTGATACAGCGAAATTTAGAGACTCGAGGATCTTTGAGCCGCCGATCTCAAAGCTGACGCTCTTAAATTCAACGATATTTTGGGTCCCTATCGGCA
Protein-coding sequences here:
- a CDS encoding ATP-binding cassette domain-containing protein; translation: MPIGTQNIVEFKSVSFEIGGSKILESLNFAVSKGEILILLGESGCGKTTTLKLINRLIEPTSGMILVEQKPTSKWDKIDLRRHIGYVLQDGGLFPHMTVEQNVGLPLAIKDINTKNERRVNEMLDLVGLDPAKFANRYPHELSGGQRQRVGVARALVTDPDLLLLDEPFGALDAITRTNLQKEFAKLVKELGKTAVFVTHDLHEAMLLGSRIALMEKGSIVLLETPGNFRLSEIPLVRAYLDTITVPT